Genomic segment of Actinomycetota bacterium:
GCCGTCGTGCGCCGCCGGGAACGTCACGGTGACGGTGATCGTCGTGTCGGACCACGACACCGCCGCACCCGCGCTCGTGCCGGCGAAGCGCACCGTGGACGTCCCTTGTGCGCTCCCGAACCCGGACCCCGTGAGCACGACCTGGGATCCGATCGGTGAGGTGTTCGGCGTCACGGCGCTCAGCGTGGGCGGACCCCACGGCGTGAACGGCAGCGCGTTGCTCGAGACCTTGTCGACGTAGACGTAGACGCCGCCCTGTGCCGCGCCGCTCGGCACGAGGACCGAGATGCGCGTGTCGGACCATTCCGCATACGTGACGCCCTTGACGCCCCCGCCGAAGACGACGTCGTCGCCCGACGGGCGCAGGCCGAAGCCTGAGCCGGTCAGCACGAGCGTCGAGCCCGGCGCGCCGTACGGCGCCGAGATCGTGTTGAGCACAGGGTTGGCCGGCGGCGGCTTCGCGGCGAACGCGGCCGGAGACACGGGCGACGCTATCGCGAGCATGGCGAAGACGAGCGCCGCGCGCAGAACGCGGGGACCCATCCGCCTGATCTTGTGACCCATAGCCCCGACTCCTGTCGCCCCGGCACGCGTGCGCGCACAAGGGTAGGAACAGCCGACCATATTTTCGGCACCGGCGCTTGAGTTCGTAAGTGACGAGAATCACAAATGGCCGGCGGCCTGCTCGCTTTCCGCCGAACGGCACTCTCAGTGTGACGGACGGCACATTCGCTTGCCCTTCCTTAATGCGTGCGCGCCCTCACAGGCGCCGCCGCGAACCGCCCGCGACCGTCGACATCCGCGGACGGCCATCGCACCCGAGTGCGGAGTGCTACGCTCATCACCGACCTGCCGCCCTCCCCCGGAGGCGTCCGCGATGCGCGAGAAGTGGGTCTTCGACCCGCACTACTCCACGCTGTGGTTCCGTGTGAACCATCTCGGGGTGAGTCGTGTGCGCGGCACGTTCCGCACGTGGCGCGGGTTCGTGTGCATGGGCGAGGGCGGGCTGAGCGACTCCACCGCCGAGATCATCATCGACCCGTCGAGCCTCGAGACCGGCGACGCCCCGCGCGACGAACTCGCGATGGGCCCGCTCTTCCTGGACACCGGCCGCTTCGACACCATCGAGTTCGTCGCGGACGAGGTCCAGGTCGTGGACTCGCACCACCTGCGGCTGATCGGCCTGCTCACGCTCCACGGCGTGACGCGGCCGGTCCCTGTGGACGTGACGTGGCGCGGCGAGGTGCTCGAGGATGACGGCTCGAGCCGGCTCGGGTTCGAGGCGACCGCGACCGTGCGGCGCAAGGACTTCGGCGTCGTGTGGACCGGACCGGCCGAAGCAGCAGCCGACTTCCTCATCGGCGACACCGTGGAGCTCACGTTCGAGGTCGAGGCGCTGCGCAACCCCACCGGCTGCTGAACCGCGG
This window contains:
- a CDS encoding YceI family protein, producing MREKWVFDPHYSTLWFRVNHLGVSRVRGTFRTWRGFVCMGEGGLSDSTAEIIIDPSSLETGDAPRDELAMGPLFLDTGRFDTIEFVADEVQVVDSHHLRLIGLLTLHGVTRPVPVDVTWRGEVLEDDGSSRLGFEATATVRRKDFGVVWTGPAEAAADFLIGDTVELTFEVEALRNPTGC